atgcaaataattaaaacttgttCAAACATAAGTTAtgcaaattttgttttaaaaaaaacacaaaatatcaTTACATTTGTTAATTCCTCAGAACAATCTCATTATTGGCATTGCAATTATATCTTCAAGTTGTTGTTGTAGAAGAAGCGACAACCAGATCCTCACCAAAATGATATGCTAAAGGTTCATCTTGTGGTTCTTCAAGCTACAAAAGTAAAAGGATAACTTCATAAGAaaaagtaataatattatttaattaaaatagacCATCCATAAATATAACCAAAGGTTACTTACAATGCTAGCGGTGCAGCCCTTTTTAATTCCACACTTCTCCTTCACCCAATCACCCCCACAAAGAACTGTTTCAACTGTCTTAGTTTTCATTGAAGATCGTTTCAGATCAATAACCCTTTTACCAGCACTAAAAGTTGCTTCAGAAGCAACAGTTGTAACTGGAACAGTTAGAATATCCTTTGCCAATTTACTAAAAACAGGATACTTGGCTTCATTCCCCATCCACCATGTTAAAACATCAAACTTAGTTTTAGGGGGAACTTTCAAGGGAGGCTCCTCAAGATATAATTCAAGATCATATTTTGAATTAGTGTTACCAACAACAGTTTctaaaaacatttcaaaactcCTCCTTCCCAACTCAGAACTAGACCCAACCTCTGGAGTCTCAGATACAGGGACACTCTCACCATTGGTTCCATAGGTATCTTGATATAATTGGAAGAGAGATTTTAAGTTGGTTGCCAACTCTTGTTCATAGGAAGTGGCTTGAGTAGGATTTGAATACAAGAAGGGATATACCCATTTGATGAAgatcattttatacctatttgaACAAGTAGAGTAGTCAACCAACTTAAATTCAGCTATTCCTATTTGcataatttattttcaacattGTTTGGCCTCCGAATTTGATTTCATCATAGGCAACAAAAGACACTATGAGGTAACAGAATTGGCCCTAGACACAACTAAAGCCACATCAGAAGAAGGTAACAAAATTGGCCTCAGATTCATCACAGGCACAATTGAGTCACAACTCATTAGGCAACATAATTAATCATAGGCACAATTGAGTCACAACTCACAATGTTAGATAATTGAATTGGCCTCAGATTCACAACAAGACAACATAATTCATCATAGGCCAAGGTTGATTCATAATTCACAACAAGGCAACATAAATCATAGGCCTCAACATGTATTTCATAggcaacaaaattcatcataggCCAAGATTAAATCAAACAGAAGTACAGAACAAGGCAACAAAAATCATAGGCCTCAACATGTATTTCATagacaacaaaattcatcataggCCAAGATTAAATCAAACAGAAGTACACAACAAGGCAACATAAGTCATCCTATGAAGAATTCATCAAACAGAACCACAAGAAAATCAGAGACAAAAAAGTGGCCTCAATATTCATCATATGCCaagattaaataaaatagaagtaCACAATAAGGCAACAAAAGTCATCATATGAATAATTCATCAAACAGAACCACAAGCAGATCAGAGACATACAAGTGGCCTCAAGATGTATAACTTAGGCAACAAAATTTATCATATGCCAAGGTTGAATCTCAAGGCAACATACAAAGCAAAATAGTAGCTACCTATTTCCACTTCTTGGAACCATCAGGCATTTCTATAAGAACCATTTCAGTATGAATATAAGACTTCTTAGGATGAAGAGCTTTACCAAATGTATTTCTTCGACTTTGAGAACTCTGATCTGGGTCAACTGAAGGGGTTGCACCATCATCACCAGTAGTTGTATTTTGTGTGGTAGAAGTATTTTGAGTAGTAGTTGTATTTTGAGTAATGTTGTCATTTGGAAGTGTAACTGGAAGGTCTAAATCTATCATCTTGCCAATCTCTAAATTTCCTCCGTGCGTTGTCTCCTCTTCCCAACTCCCATTAAGCATCATGTTAATATCAATAAGATCATCCATTGTTAGAGTCAATGAAGAATCTTGAAAAGACAtggcaaaaagaaaaaatatcaatCAAACAATAATGTATGATGAAATATGAACAAAACTGAATAACACAAATACAATTAGAACCTTAATTCAAAACCCTAAGGCTGAACCCTAATGTAGAATAAAactcaacaacaaaatcaaatacTCAGACAATTTCTTCTTAAAACTCAAGcaatataaagaacaaatcaaATACTCAAACAATTTAGGTCAAAATTGTGTTAGAAATTGAAACAGAAAGAACCTCAATTCAAAACCCCGAAACCCTAATGAAAACAATACTCATTAACATAATCATCCTCTCAGACATTTTTTATCACAACTCAAGCAATATAAACAACAAATCAAATACTCAAACTGTTTAGGTCAAAATTTTGTAACATCATTGAAACAGGGTCAAGAACAATTCTGAAATCACAACATTTTATGTGAAAATTGATAACAGGTAAAGAAGTATTCAATATATCAAACATGCAAACAATAGGCGAACAGAAATAAGAAATATAACAGTTTGGAAACATTACATGATTGTAGTACTAGTAGTAGGCTTGAAGTCTTGAACAAATCACACTAACATAAATGATTCAAACACTCATGCAAGGAACCACTGTGGCTTGATTGAAATTTGGGAGGAAGAAGAAACCCTAGGAGACGGAACgaaagagtgagagagagagagagagagagagagagagagagagagagagagagagagagagagagagagagagagggggggggggggggggagggagGGACTGAAAAGAGAGaggaaaaaaatgatgaaatgaaAAAACTAAAGAATTTATATGCATACTTATCGGGTATCCGTTAGATAAATGGTCCGGTTctttattctggatacaaattaaaattatatcCATTATTAGACTAACATTCGTTTCGGTGGGTCCAATGATCCGATTCCATTCAACCGATTCCTGGGTGAATTTCGGTTCTTCAGCTCCATTTACAGCCCTAGGTGTTACCATGTTGATATTGACCTTTGTGTTTTAATAACATTTTTGTTGATATAATATGATGTCAATCAAATCGTTAAATTGATAaacttttaatattaataatgagttatttatttttatagtaaCATACATGATACCTCATTTAgacccaatttttttaaaaaaattaattttaaaatactttacacTCTATGTCTAAATTTTATTccataaattttagaaattgtaaAATAATCCAATTCTAAACgagaaaatttataatttatctaAACAACTTAAACActctttaaatttaaaaaatattcaacATGAAAACTTCATTGAAATACCCAAATCACCCTCACACGACACCCAAAACATAGTTTTCTTCATTACCTCGTTTTATTTCGCCATTACCCCGCTTTTCCCGCCATTTTTCCGTCTCTATAACATCGTCAAAACAATTcgaacaaaaataattaaaaaaaaaaccttaaaaatttcGAACAAAAACCCAAAACCCAGAAACAAAAACCTACGAACACACAAAAATGGGTATCAAAGATCTTCTCAGATTCATGAAACCTTACGTTGAACCCATTCACATCAAGAACTACGCTGGCAAACGTGTAAGAATCAACTGCATTTCAATATTCCATTCAAAGTTTTGATTTTTCCTCAAAATTTCATCTGGGTTGTGTTCAATTTCTCATTCTCATAGCTCATTTTCATTCACATTGCAAAATCTGCAGGTGGGTATTGATGCATATTCATGGCTTCATAAAGGAGGTGAATAAAAATCGGTTTTTTATCCAGTTTTGAAATTCACTCATTCATTGTAttgatttttttgatttgtttttgtttttgttttggttttagcTTATTCGTGTAGTATGGAACTTTGTCTTGATTCTGATAGTGAAAGGAAATTGCGGTACATTGAATACTTTATGCATAGAGTGAACCTGCTTCGTTACTATAAAGTAACACCGGTTGTTGTTTTTGATGGTGGCAATGTTCCTTGCAAATCTGCAACTGAGAAAGAGAGGAACaagtatttgttttatttctgtttttaaaattttttcattTCAAGTTATAGgatttgaatcaatttttttttatgttcgtGTGAATTTGATTGGTTTAGGAAAAGAAATGCTTATCATGATTTGGCAATGGCTAAGCTCAAAGAAGGGAATGTTAATGCTGCTTCAGAGCTTTTTCAGGTTAGAAGCATACATACACAGACACTGACACGTCAATATCAATAATAATTTGCAAACACAAGTGTTTGTCAGTTTCATACAATGACGCAGACTCAGATACACATATTTTCAAAGGTGTTGGTGCTACAGAGACAATtagttattattttgaaaataacttATGAACATGTCTTATGCTCTCACTAACAGTCACACAAGTGCTTATAATGTAtgtttatgaagaaaaataattgAAGTTTTTTTCTCTACTTTTGTGTGTAGAGAGCAGTGAATATTACTCCTCTTATGGCTCATAAGCTAATTCAGGTATGCTGTAAACATGTAATTTTTTTGATGAATACTAATGCTACTTTTGAATAACAATCTTTAAGTAATGTTCATTCTAGAGTAATTTCTTCTTGTAATTGTGTTGTAGACTTTGAAATCAGAGAACATTGAGTTTGTTGTAGCTCCATATGAAGCAGATGCTCAGTTAGCATACTTGTCCAACCTCGAGACAGAAAAAGGCGGTATCgcagcggtgattacggaagatAGTGATCTGATAGCTTATGGTTGTCCAGCTGTAAGAACTTCTCCGAAACTATGATCTTCTGCGTCGAGGTTTAGTACTTTATCTTTCAATTTCTTAGAAGTCCCGGGTTTAAGATTTTAATTCGCAGTTGTTTTGAACAGGTTATGTTTAAGATGGACCGTGAAGGGAATGGTGAAAGAATAGAATTAGAGAAGGTTTTTTCCGCCGAATCTTGTAAACCTTCATTTCGGAGTTTTGATATGAAGCTTTTCACAGGTGATTTTCTCGTTGTTTGTTGAATCTATCAATTGCGCAGAAGTCAGAACTTTTCTGCATAAAACTTGTTCACTATATATTGATGAAAACCGGTTTTTCTCGTTCCTCCAGGTATGTGTGTTTTAGCTGGCTGTGATTTTCTTCCATCTGTTCCTGGCATTGGTGTTGCTCGCGCCCATGCCCTAGTTTCAAAGTATAAGAATATCGATCGTGTAAGTATGTTCTTATCCGCCAATAACCACTATTGTTGATTACTTGCAAATGCGATTAGAAGATTCATCAATGATTCTAAAATTTATATAAGTTCTCTCATATCCCGAAGAAGTACTCGTTTTTTATAACACGCGCGCATATTACACGTTCATACGTATTACCATTGAGAATCTTAAAGTTCTAACTGATTTAAGTTGTTGCTGATGTTGCCGCGAAGTCATTCTgacaaatatatcatttttttacagGTCTTGTCTGTTCTTAAGTTTGAGAAAGGCGATCAAATGCCCGAAGATTACGCCAAATCCTTCAAAGACGCACTGGCTGTATTTCAGCATGCTCGGATGTACAAAACTAAAACTATTTCTGATTTATTAACATCTgagtatttattattctctccaaCGATTACGTTTCCTTCTGAACTATTCGTGTAGATATGATATCAATACTAAAGAGCTCAAGCACATGAAGCCTCTTCCAGAAAATTTTCTCGAGTCACTTGACGAAAACCTCGATTTTTTGGGACCGTATCCTTGATAAACTCAAGTAActcaattcaaatcaattttaatCTGCATAATTGTTGAACAtgtaattacttttttttttccttgACAATCTCCTAACGTAACTAGCGAAATTCCCTCGACTATAGTCAAAGGAATAGCTGAAGGAAACTTGAATCCATCAACTAAGGAAGCTTTTGATAAGTCTGAAAATTCGAGACTTCCTTTACACCCCATAGATTCTCAAACCATCGGTCAACTCAAAAAACGTGAAGTTTCGATACAGATTAAGCAGGAAAactgtttttcagtctttggctctcaaaacatcaatcatgcaatTACAAGGCTTTCAGATAAAGAAAAATATTCAAATGAAGCATTGGCACTTCAGAAACTAATCATGCCATTAGGAACAAATGAAGCAATGAAAAAAACCATTACATGTGATAAAACTCCATTGAAGGTTCCTAACAACAATCCTTTTAGGATAAGAAAACAAAAGGAGGAGGTAAAAGTTGAAGAAATTTCCATTGTAAGCAGTGTTGAATATATCGGTCTTGACGATTACGTGTCACCGAGTAACTCTCGAGAAAAAGTGTCTAAGAATGAAGAAATTTCTGTTGTCAGCAGTGTGGAATATATTGATCTTGATAACTACTCGTCACCACAAGAAAAAGGGTCTGCAAAATTTGCAAAGAAAAGGAAATTCGAGAATGTTTGCTTAGATAAAGTTGAAGCGAAAGACGAAGAGGTTTCGGGAGTGACTGAAGTGGAATGCTCGAATGCGGAGTCTCAAGAAAGTGTTAAGTCCAAGGTTAAGAAATCGAAGATAAGTAACTCCAAGAAAAAGGGGAGTAACATTAGAACTATTCTGAATTTCTTTTCAAGAGTGTAATCATTCATTCGATACGCACATGAATTTTGTTGTAGCCTCTTTAGAATGCTCTTACGAATATTTATTCTTCAACGAAAAATCAATTCTGAATCTAAACTTGTGATGCTTTattcaaaagatcattttattccAAGACTTGTGTGCTAATCAAGTCGCATGATTGTTACAATTGACGAAAAACAACAAAACGTTATTCGCTACCATAGCTAGAAACTAAGTAAACAGAATTATAACTCAGCTTAGTGTAGGAATAGAAGCACGGCGAGTTTGACAAAATCTAAAGTGTAGCTTTTGCAGAATCACGAATGTTCATTATAATTTTGCCAAACTCATTGTGAATTCAAACATACAGTTACTTCTTTTTGGCGAGTAGTTTCTTGAACCAATACGCTGACAACTTAGGGGTTCTCTTGAGAGTTTTGAAGTCAACATAGACGATACCGAACCTTGACGTGTACCCTAATCTCCATTCGAAGTTATCAAGTAGAGACCATGCATGGTATCCAATCACATTTGCTCCATCATCAATAGCTTTCTTGAGTTGAGTCAAATAGCCTCTGTAATACCCTATTCTTGTTGTGTCATGCAAACCTTTCGCAAATGTCACATTACCCGGATCATCCATGCCTATAATCAATAGTATCCAAATTCAAACTTTGATCGAACCAATCATTGATCAGATTTTATTTACCTTTCGACTAAACATCAAAATATCATGATTATTTTTCTCCGAGAACGGAAGggttaagaaaaaaaaaaaaagcatcaaACAAAGAGAAAAACTAGTCCTACTAGTTACCATTTTCAGATAAGAATACAGTCGGGTTTCCGTAACGTTCCTTGATGTATATTAATGATTTGTACAAGCCCCATGGTACATTGTACAGCCAATATGAATATGCCTGCAAATTCAAGTTTCACTTATAAAAAGTAATTTCATGACAAATTCGTCGTTAACTTTCACTTGTTTCGAACTTACCCTTGGTCCAACAGGTACTCCATTCTTAGCATCTTCAATGTTAAGCAAGAAAATCAATGTAAGTAATAGCAATTAACAAGAAAAGTATTCGAATAAAGCGCATCAAATATAGTCGTAAAATATGTAAATATATTAAAGAAAGTTTGAAGGAAGGATTTATCTTACAAGCAAAccctacattccaatcattttgaTAGCCAGGAACTTTAGGTTTTGATTTATGAGGATCATACATGTAGTAAGTAGTGTATTGATTGATACCAACAAAATCAATGGAACCCTTCACAATTTTCACTTCTTCTTTAGTGAATTTTGGGAGCCTCTTCCCAACAATATTTTGCATAGTTTTTGGATACTCGCCGTAAACAATGGGATGAATGAACCTGCGGAGATTAAATACCTCAAATACGCACTCAAATGAAAGATATATAAGAGAAATATGTATAAGAGATGTGACTCATATATCTGATGGTGGTTCTAAGGTTAGTATATTATTTCTCTCGAATGTGATTCTCAAATAAGTGGTATCAGAGTCTTAAACAGATCAAATTTGTATTAAATCGAGCCGAACTGAACCAATTCCAAATCATAAGCAAAAGATTTTTACCATCCAATATGAAAGTCTCTAGCTCTTTGAGCAGCATAGTTATCAGCCTTTGATCTTGTAAGAGGCTCATACCATACAAAATCCAACAAAATACCAATCCTACCCTTTTGCTTTTCCTAAAACAACCACAATCATCACTACCACATAACAACACTAAACCAAACTCAATAAAGATActcaaaaatattaatattacttGGTAGTTTTGTCTATATCTTTGAACAGCAGCAGCATGCGACAAAATCAAATTATGAGCAACAATGTAAGGCTCTGTCCCTGAATTTCCAGCCGTACAATTTCCATATTCTTTAGAACACCTTCCAGGGGCAAAAAAGCCATTATCATAACCAAGAGCCGCAACGACTCTCGGTTCATTAAAAGTCATCCAATTTTTAACTCTGTCTCCAAATGTCTTGAAGCAAAATTCTGCGTAATCCGCAAAATCTTTCCTGTACAATTTTTTCAAAcattattcatcattcatcaaatcCTTGTTGGACATACacaatcttcaattcttcataaCCAATAACCATAAGGGTATTTTAGTACTTACACAACATTATGGCTCAATAAGCCATTGTATCTTAACTCAAGAGCTAAAGGAAGATCATAATGGTACAGATTTGCATATGGAGTAATGCCTGCAACATGGTTTtaggaagaaaataaataataattaacttTAACATTAATTTTCTAAAAACTATATAtgaatgtaatattttttattaaaaataaatataaatgttaCAAAAAATAATTACCTTTTTCTAGTAAGTAATCAATTAATCTGTTGTAATAAGCAACACCTTTCCAATTTACTTTACCAGTTCCATCTGCATCAGCaatttaattgattattaattaagttaattaattttttttggttacaATTAATGGAGTTAATTATGAATTTgcttcataatatttttttttggattaaatatatgTAAATTTGAATTACTTGGAAAAATTCTGGACCATGAGATTGAAAATCGGTAAGCATCAAAATTCAGGTTTGCCATGAGATCTATATCTTCCTGTCAAATAAAAAATGAGTGTtagattttttaataaaatatttaaacttttttatacaaagattaattaacttaattaaatatgtaatgtttaaacttaaaaaggtACCTACTTTGTAGCGATGATACTGATCAACAGAAACATCTCCTGTGCCATTATTTGCCACAATTCCTGGAATTAATTGAAACAATAAAATATTGAAACAATAAAATATAGGGATTAATTATCATCAAAAAAGTTACACACGGTCAATTCATTATTATCATTAGTTTGTTTTATTAAGTAATTATATTATTGAGTAATTATAtggttaaaataaaagtcaattttttttaacatccaaagtcaacaaaaatcaaatttctctCAACATTGGTAATTAATAGGATCTCAAAGTTAATATTTGGGTTTGTATAATGTGTTTACAAGTTTAccagaattaattaattatttctaaAAACTATTTATTATACACCATAGAAAAATGTAACATTATTAATATtactttgataaaaaaataattaacgtggttaaaatttaaaaataatctaataaaaaaagggacaaaagaaaaattcaaaataatcttatatatatatatatatatatatatatatatatatatatatatatatatatatatatatatatatatatatatatatatatatatatatatatatatatattcaataaatttttaaaaaatcataatagtAATTAGAAAtagtaattaaaatttatttaaagaatCACCCTCCTCCATCATTGTTTTCTATCAAAAATAATTGTAATGTGTCACTTTTTCTGACTAACAGTCACACCAAACTAAAATCTGACCAACTTTTTTCAACAttaatttttcagaaaaaaacaaaaaccataaacattaaaattattaattttttatattggtTGTCGGCAATTGTTACTATACTACTAACACTCTTTTATGGTATAATTTTAGTAAcacaactagtaacaaacccgtgcgttcgcacgggttctggtacgggacgcgcatttgtttcagatatataatttttaatagaaaaaaattatattaaaagtaattaacattttgtgaaaaaaaataagaacaattaatattaaattgtctaaaaaaaaatcagaaacaaaattgaaatcaccaaaattaaattgtgtctaaatagccttttgtaacttcacatttccgttaataatcaatattttgatcagtaatttcatgttcccgttaatatttaatattttgctcAGTAAATCTGTTCccattaatttcaaaatattttgatcggtaacttcatgtttccgttaatattcaatattttgatcagtaacttcgtgttcatattaatattaaatatttaagttagtaagttcaagttcccgttagtattcaatattgtgaccagtaacttcatgttctcgttaatattcaattcaatattgtgatcaataacttcatgttcccgttaatattcaatattttaattagtaacttcaggttctcgttaatattcaatattgtgattaaTAATtgcatgttcccgttaatattcactattttgatcagaaACTTTCATGttcccttaatattcaatattttaatcagtaactttaggttcccgttaatattcaatattgtgatcagtaacttcatgttcccgttaatattcaatattttaatcaataacttcaggtttcagttaatattcaatattgtgatcagtaacttcatgtccccgttaataaaaaatattttaatcagtaacttcatgttcttgttaataaaaaatattttaatcagtaacttcagatttccgttaatattcaatattgttcggttacgcgaatttggatacattatttattttaaatgaaaatgttaaaaaagaaaaaaattagataaataattgattatttcgtatataaaatatttagatcaataatagattttttcccgtatagcatttttggattaaaaatatttaaccataaatatcatttctcgtatgtaaaaatatttagatcaataatagattttttttccgtatacacacttcatttttgtttaggtaacatttacaaaaatatttagatcaatattaaattttgtatataaaaatatttattcaataataattttttttcccgtataccatttttgaataaaaaatatttgaatcatatatactatattttgtaaataatagattttttttcgtatacaaatattatttttgtttaggtatcatttacaaaattatttggatcaatattaaattttcgtatattaaaatatttagatcaaaatAATATAGTTTTTCCTGTATAcgatttttggataaaaaatatttgataataaataccatttctcgtatataaaaatatttaggtcaataatagatttttcccgtatacagacttcatttttgtttaggtatcatttaaaaaaatatttggatccataataaatttcgtatataaaaatatttacatcaatagtagatttttttcctgtataccattttttaataaaaaatatttggatcataaatagtatttttcgtaaataataatacaaatattttttttttagatatcatttgcaaaaatatttggatcaaatattaaattttcgtataaaaaatatttagatcaataatagatttttccccgtataccatttttgtataaaatatatttgatcataaatactatttctcgtatataaaaatatttagatcaataatagattttttcccgtatacaaacctcatttttgtttaggaaaatatttacaaaaatatttgatcataaatactatttctcgtatataaaaatatttagatcaataataaatttttcccatatacatacctcatttttgt
Above is a window of Vicia villosa cultivar HV-30 ecotype Madison, WI unplaced genomic scaffold, Vvil1.0 ctg.004478F_1_1, whole genome shotgun sequence DNA encoding:
- the LOC131642090 gene encoding exonuclease 1-like gives rise to the protein MGIKDLLRFMKPYVEPIHIKNYAGKRVGIDAYSWLHKGAYSCSMELCLDSDSERKLRYIEYFMHRVNLLRYYKVTPVVVFDGGNVPCKSATEKERNKKRNAYHDLAMAKLKEGNVNAASELFQRAVNITPLMAHKLIQTLKSENIEFVVAPYEADAQLAYLSNLETEKGGIAAVITEDSDLIAYGCPAVMFKMDREGNGERIELEKVFSAESCKPSFRSFDMKLFTGMCVLAGCDFLPSVPGIGVARAHALVSKYKNIDRVLSVLKFEKGDQMPEDYAKSFKDALAVFQHARIYDINTKELKHMKPLPENFLESLDENLDFLGPEIPSTIVKGIAEGNLNPSTKEAFDKSENSRLPLHPIDSQTIGQLKKREVSIQIKQENCFSVFGSQNINHAITRLSDKEKYSNEALALQKLIMPLGTNEAMKKTITCDKTPLKVPNNNPFRIRKQKEEVKVEEISIVSSVEYIGLDDYVSPSNSREKVSKNEEISVVSSVEYIDLDNYSSPQEKGSAKFAKKRKFENVCLDKVEAKDEEVSGVTEVECSNAESQESVKSKVKKSKISNSKKKGSNIRTILNFFSRV
- the LOC131642092 gene encoding beta-glucosidase 44-like translates to MMLDSQHHEWFHFMFFFSLLVLASSVNGIAIPDNGGLSRDVFPKGFVFGVATSAYQVEGMANKDGRGPSIWDVFIKKPGIVANNGTGDVSVDQYHRYKEDIDLMANLNFDAYRFSISWSRIFPNGTGKVNWKGVAYYNRLIDYLLEKGITPYANLYHYDLPLALELRYNGLLSHNVVKDFADYAEFCFKTFGDRVKNWMTFNEPRVVAALGYDNGFFAPGRCSKEYGNCTAGNSGTEPYIVAHNLILSHAAAVQRYRQNYQEKQKGRIGILLDFVWYEPLTRSKADNYAAQRARDFHIGWFIHPIVYGEYPKTMQNIVGKRLPKFTKEEVKIVKGSIDFVGINQYTTYYMYDPHKSKPKVPGYQNDWNVGFAYAKNGVPVGPRAYSYWLYNVPWGLYKSLIYIKERYGNPTVFLSENGMDDPGNVTFAKGLHDTTRIGYYRGYLTQLKKAIDDGANVIGYHAWSLLDNFEWRLGYTSRFGIVYVDFKTLKRTPKLSAYWFKKLLAKKK